One part of the Sphingopyxis sp. PAMC25046 genome encodes these proteins:
- a CDS encoding MFS transporter — protein MATDSEALPAADAAQKGQNEKLVIGASSLGTVFEWYDFYLYGLLASALSHHFFSGVNETTGFILALMAFAAGFAVRPFGALVFGRVGDIVGRKNTFLVTMAIMGLSTFAVGFLPGYDTIGVAAPIILMILRLLQGLAIGGEYGGAAVYIAEHAPPGKRGFYTSFIQTTAMIGLILASTFVVSLRLFMDADTFNDWGWRLPFIFSIVLLSVALWIRLQLEESPVFQRMKAAGETSKAPLKEAFGEWRNLKIVLIALFGAVAGQAVIGFAAHLYPLFYLERIARVDGATANFLVAAALTIIIPSFVFFGWLSDKIGRKPIMMTACVIAVFVYFPLYKALVVAANPAMAAAIERAPVAVVVDGGECSFQFDPIGKNSFDTTSCDIAKSYLARNGINYANVEAPAGTRASVRVGDRAVAVPDPAGLDKEARAAAVAAFSAEAKAALDAAGYPDKADPAQVNKTKVILILCIFGLLATMVYGPLAALLVELFPARIRYSSLSLPYHIGNGWIGGFMPTIGFAMVAATGNIYQGLWYAVVIAAVTAVVGILFLPETFRRDIEA, from the coding sequence ATGGCAACCGACAGCGAAGCCTTGCCTGCCGCGGATGCGGCGCAAAAGGGGCAGAATGAAAAGCTCGTCATCGGCGCGTCGTCGCTGGGGACGGTGTTCGAATGGTATGATTTCTACCTCTACGGGCTGCTCGCCAGCGCCCTGTCGCACCATTTCTTCTCGGGCGTGAACGAGACGACGGGCTTCATCCTCGCGCTGATGGCCTTTGCCGCGGGTTTTGCGGTGCGGCCGTTCGGCGCGCTCGTCTTCGGGCGCGTCGGCGATATCGTCGGGCGCAAGAACACCTTTCTCGTCACCATGGCGATCATGGGGCTGTCGACCTTTGCCGTCGGTTTCCTGCCCGGCTACGACACGATCGGCGTCGCGGCGCCGATCATCCTGATGATCCTGCGGCTGCTCCAGGGGCTGGCGATCGGCGGCGAATATGGCGGCGCGGCGGTCTATATCGCCGAACATGCACCGCCCGGAAAGCGCGGTTTCTATACCAGCTTCATCCAGACCACGGCGATGATCGGGCTCATCCTTGCCTCGACCTTCGTCGTGTCGCTGCGGCTGTTCATGGATGCCGACACGTTCAACGACTGGGGCTGGCGCCTGCCCTTCATCTTCTCGATCGTCCTCCTGTCGGTCGCGCTGTGGATCCGCCTCCAGCTCGAAGAGAGCCCGGTCTTCCAGCGCATGAAGGCGGCGGGCGAAACGTCGAAGGCGCCGCTCAAGGAAGCCTTCGGCGAATGGCGCAACCTGAAGATCGTGCTGATCGCGCTCTTCGGCGCGGTCGCGGGGCAGGCGGTGATCGGCTTCGCCGCGCATCTCTATCCGCTCTTCTATCTCGAACGGATCGCGCGGGTCGACGGCGCGACCGCCAATTTCCTGGTCGCCGCGGCGCTGACGATCATCATCCCAAGCTTCGTCTTCTTCGGCTGGCTCAGCGACAAGATCGGGCGCAAGCCGATCATGATGACCGCCTGCGTCATCGCGGTCTTTGTCTATTTCCCGCTCTACAAGGCGCTCGTCGTCGCGGCGAACCCGGCGATGGCGGCGGCGATCGAGCGGGCGCCGGTCGCCGTGGTCGTCGATGGCGGCGAATGTTCGTTCCAGTTCGATCCGATCGGCAAGAACAGCTTCGACACCACGAGCTGCGACATCGCCAAATCCTATCTCGCCAGGAACGGCATCAACTATGCGAATGTCGAGGCGCCGGCGGGAACGCGCGCATCGGTGCGGGTCGGCGACCGGGCGGTCGCGGTCCCCGACCCCGCGGGGCTGGACAAGGAGGCGCGCGCCGCGGCGGTCGCCGCCTTTAGCGCCGAGGCGAAGGCAGCGCTCGACGCCGCGGGCTATCCCGACAAGGCCGACCCGGCGCAGGTGAACAAGACGAAGGTAATCCTGATCCTCTGCATCTTCGGCCTGCTCGCGACGATGGTCTATGGCCCGCTCGCGGCCTTGCTCGTCGAACTGTTCCCGGCGCGCATCCGCTACAGCTCGCTGTCCTTGCCCTATCATATCGGCAACGGCTGGATCGGCGGTTTCATGCCGACGATCGGCTTCGCGATGGTCGCGGCGACGGGCAATATCTATCAGGGGCTGTGGTATGCGGTGGTGATCGCGGCGGTCACCGCGGTGGTCGGCATCCTCTTCCTGCCCGAAACCTTCAGGCGGGACATCGAAGCGTAG
- the fdhD gene encoding formate dehydrogenase accessory sulfurtransferase FdhD, translating to MTSETIDLPVRRLGLAEPGDADLTRSIATEAPVSVEVGGIAYAVMMATPADLEDYAVGFALGEGLIETAGQIGRVDVHRIEGGWALRIWLPPERNAIALERARKRVSESSCGLCGIENIEEVLRPLPAVTARIATDRGAIAAALAALGEHQPLGRATGAVHAAAFCSPGGAIGLVREDVGRHNALDKLIGAMARAGVDPGTGFILLSARCSYELVEKTVRAGCPMLVTISAPTSLAAERAAAAGLTLVALARTDSALILSDPHGMIA from the coding sequence ATGACCAGCGAGACAATCGACCTCCCCGTCCGCCGCCTCGGCCTTGCCGAACCCGGCGACGCCGACCTGACGCGCAGTATTGCAACTGAGGCGCCGGTGTCGGTCGAGGTCGGCGGCATCGCCTATGCGGTGATGATGGCGACTCCCGCCGATCTGGAGGATTATGCGGTCGGCTTCGCGCTGGGCGAGGGGCTGATCGAGACGGCGGGCCAGATCGGGCGGGTCGATGTGCATCGAATCGAGGGCGGCTGGGCGCTGCGCATCTGGTTGCCGCCCGAGCGCAATGCGATCGCGCTCGAGCGCGCGCGCAAACGGGTGAGCGAGAGCAGTTGCGGCCTCTGCGGGATCGAGAATATCGAAGAGGTGCTGCGCCCCCTGCCCGCTGTCACCGCGCGGATCGCCACCGACCGTGGCGCCATTGCGGCGGCATTGGCGGCGCTTGGCGAACATCAGCCGCTCGGGCGCGCGACGGGCGCGGTGCATGCCGCGGCCTTCTGTTCGCCGGGCGGCGCGATCGGGCTGGTGCGCGAGGATGTCGGGCGGCACAATGCGCTCGACAAATTGATCGGCGCCATGGCGCGCGCGGGGGTCGATCCGGGAACCGGCTTTATCCTGCTGTCGGCGCGGTGCAGTTATGAGCTCGTCGAAAAGACGGTGCGCGCGGGGTGCCCGATGCTCGTCACCATCTCGGCGCCGACGAGCCTTGCGGCGGAGCGCGCGGCGGCGGCGGGGCTGACGCTCGTCGCGCTGGCGCGGACGGACTCGGCGCTGATCCTCAGCGATCCGCACGGGATGATCGCATGA
- a CDS encoding TetR/AcrR family transcriptional regulator, translating into MASKAKSAVKRPSKAEQRAEMMEQILDTAELLFSKHGFHGVTLKDVAKQVGVHHTLLNYYFDDKRTLFDAVFARRAVVTIDKRMQALDDYDRAAGGKPTVEGALHAFLDTDLDLYIQGGEGWKNYGAFGAQASNSPEGAEFMDKYFDPVVLRLIEILKKALPDAAEEDIFWGYHFVTGALMLTLARTGRIDKLSHGLCHSDDYEAVKARMARFMAAGFREICDQRKQDRI; encoded by the coding sequence TTGGCGTCGAAGGCAAAGAGTGCGGTGAAACGCCCGTCGAAGGCGGAACAGCGCGCCGAAATGATGGAGCAGATCCTCGACACCGCCGAACTCCTGTTTTCGAAACACGGCTTTCACGGCGTGACGCTGAAGGATGTCGCAAAACAGGTCGGGGTCCACCACACGCTGCTCAACTATTATTTCGACGACAAAAGGACCTTGTTCGACGCGGTGTTCGCGCGGCGCGCGGTGGTGACGATCGACAAACGGATGCAGGCGCTCGACGATTATGACCGCGCGGCGGGCGGCAAGCCGACGGTCGAGGGCGCGCTCCACGCCTTCCTCGACACCGACCTCGACCTCTATATCCAGGGCGGCGAGGGCTGGAAAAATTATGGCGCGTTCGGCGCGCAGGCGTCGAACAGCCCCGAGGGCGCCGAATTCATGGACAAATATTTCGACCCGGTCGTGCTCCGCCTGATCGAGATACTGAAAAAGGCGCTGCCCGACGCCGCCGAGGAAGATATTTTCTGGGGCTATCATTTCGTCACCGGCGCGCTGATGCTGACGCTTGCGCGCACCGGGCGCATCGACAAATTGTCGCACGGCCTGTGCCACTCGGACGATTATGAAGCGGTCAAGGCGCGCATGGCGCGCTTCATGGCCGCGGGTTTCCGCGAAATCTGCGACCAGCGCAAGCAGGACAGAATTTAA
- a CDS encoding FdhF/YdeP family oxidoreductase, protein MAEQKPRYKTYDSPAGGWGAAAATAKVLLEQSVVTKGSRALLSMNQPGGFKCPSCAFPDASCTKKLEFCENGAKALAHEATKFRVTREFFAQHSVTELMEQSDYWLEMQGRLTEPMRYDAATDHYVPVSWEDAFALIGGHLRALESPDQAEFYTSGRTANETAFLYSIFVREYGTNNFPDCSNMCHEPTSRGLPPSIGVGKGTVILGDFEHAEAIFLIGHNAGTNAPRMMTPLVEARKRGVPIVAVNPMPERALIKFTEPQDIVQMATFGSTEISSEFVHIKVGGDLALLKGMMKVLFEREAAGEPVLDHAFIAEHTSGFDALKADIEAQHWPDLVAAAGIDEAQIRRCAEIYIASNATLICYGMGVTQHQQGSQLVQQIANLLLLKGNFGKPGAGISPIRGHSNVQGDRTVGIDEKPGQAYLDRVRDVFGFEPPRAHGHHAVESVEAMLAGTAKVFIGLGGNFVRAVPDTERSYAAMRKLDLTVGIATKLNRGHLVHGRDALILPVVARSERIETAKGEQFVTIEDSMSNVTASRGVLDLASEHLLPETEIVCRMAIATLPESKVDWASYIDDYGLIRDKIAEVYPALYEGFSERIKAPMGFHLDIPPRRRVWATRDGKANFLVLPGLDVNAPVADPAMLRLATVRSHDQFNTTIYSYNDRYRGVYNDRMILFMNADDIADRGLEAGAKVALETIGTDGIARRVDGLTIIDYPMSRGSVAGYYPELNPLLPLTFYDKVSGCPAAKSVPVRVVAAR, encoded by the coding sequence ATGGCCGAGCAGAAACCCCGGTACAAAACCTATGACAGCCCCGCCGGTGGCTGGGGCGCCGCGGCGGCGACCGCGAAGGTTCTGCTCGAACAGAGCGTCGTCACCAAGGGGTCGCGCGCGCTGCTCTCGATGAACCAGCCGGGCGGTTTCAAATGCCCGAGCTGCGCCTTCCCCGATGCGAGCTGTACCAAGAAGCTAGAATTTTGCGAAAATGGTGCAAAGGCGCTCGCGCACGAGGCGACGAAATTCCGTGTGACGCGCGAATTTTTCGCGCAGCACAGCGTGACCGAGTTGATGGAACAGTCGGATTATTGGCTCGAGATGCAGGGCCGGCTGACCGAACCGATGCGTTACGACGCGGCGACCGATCATTATGTGCCGGTCAGCTGGGAGGACGCTTTCGCGCTCATCGGCGGCCATCTCCGCGCGCTCGAAAGCCCCGATCAGGCCGAATTCTACACCTCGGGCCGCACCGCGAACGAGACCGCCTTCCTCTATTCGATCTTCGTGCGCGAATATGGCACCAACAATTTTCCCGATTGTTCGAACATGTGCCATGAACCAACGAGCCGCGGGCTGCCGCCGTCGATCGGGGTCGGCAAGGGCACGGTGATCCTGGGCGACTTCGAACATGCCGAGGCGATTTTCCTGATCGGTCACAACGCCGGGACCAATGCGCCGCGGATGATGACGCCGCTCGTCGAGGCGCGAAAGCGCGGAGTGCCGATCGTCGCGGTCAACCCGATGCCCGAACGCGCGCTGATCAAATTCACCGAGCCGCAGGACATCGTCCAGATGGCGACCTTCGGTTCGACCGAGATCAGCAGCGAATTCGTGCACATCAAGGTCGGCGGCGACCTCGCGCTCCTGAAAGGCATGATGAAGGTGCTGTTCGAGCGCGAGGCGGCGGGCGAGCCGGTGCTCGATCACGCCTTCATCGCCGAACATACGTCGGGTTTCGACGCACTCAAGGCCGATATCGAGGCGCAACACTGGCCCGACCTTGTCGCTGCGGCGGGGATCGACGAGGCGCAGATCCGCCGCTGCGCCGAAATCTATATCGCCTCGAACGCGACGCTCATCTGCTACGGCATGGGCGTGACCCAGCATCAGCAGGGGTCACAGCTCGTCCAGCAGATCGCCAACCTGCTCTTGCTCAAGGGCAATTTCGGCAAGCCCGGCGCGGGCATTTCGCCGATCCGCGGCCATTCGAACGTGCAGGGCGATCGCACCGTCGGCATCGATGAAAAGCCCGGCCAGGCCTATCTCGACCGGGTGCGCGACGTCTTCGGTTTCGAACCGCCGCGCGCGCACGGCCATCATGCGGTCGAGTCGGTGGAGGCGATGCTCGCGGGCACCGCGAAGGTCTTCATCGGCCTCGGCGGCAATTTCGTCCGTGCGGTGCCCGACACCGAGCGGTCCTACGCGGCGATGCGAAAGCTCGACCTGACCGTCGGCATCGCGACCAAGCTCAACCGTGGGCACCTCGTCCACGGCAGGGATGCGCTGATCCTCCCCGTCGTCGCGCGCTCCGAACGCATCGAGACCGCGAAGGGCGAGCAGTTCGTGACGATCGAGGATTCGATGTCGAACGTCACCGCCTCGCGCGGCGTGCTCGACCTCGCGAGCGAGCATCTGTTGCCCGAGACCGAGATCGTCTGCCGGATGGCGATTGCGACATTGCCGGAGAGCAAGGTCGATTGGGCCAGTTATATCGATGATTACGGCCTGATCCGCGACAAGATCGCCGAGGTCTATCCCGCGCTCTACGAAGGATTTTCGGAGCGCATCAAGGCGCCGATGGGGTTTCACCTCGACATTCCGCCGCGCCGCCGCGTCTGGGCGACGCGGGACGGCAAGGCGAATTTTCTCGTCCTGCCGGGGCTCGACGTCAACGCGCCGGTCGCCGATCCCGCCATGTTGCGGCTCGCGACGGTGCGTTCGCACGACCAGTTCAACACGACGATCTACAGCTATAACGACCGCTATCGCGGCGTGTATAACGACCGAATGATCCTCTTCATGAACGCCGACGACATCGCCGATCGGGGACTCGAGGCAGGCGCGAAGGTTGCGCTCGAAACGATCGGAACCGACGGCATCGCGCGCCGTGTCGACGGGCTCACGATCATCGACTATCCGATGTCGCGCGGCTCGGTCGCGGGCTATTATCCCGAACTCAACCCGCTGCTCCCGCTCACCTTCTACGACAAGGTCAGCGGCTGTCCGGCGGCAAAATCGGTCCCCGTGCGCGTCGTCGCGGCGCGCTAG
- a CDS encoding SDR family NAD(P)-dependent oxidoreductase codes for MTNELKDRVAIVTGAGGGLGRAHALMLARHGARVVVNDRDGAAAARVAAEIAEAGGGAMAAAASVTDEAEVAAMVDSATRAWGGVDILINNAGILRDKSFAKMDLADFRLVVDVHLIGAAVCSKAVWDQMRERRFGRIVMTTSSSGLYGNFGQANYGAAKMALVGLMQTLAIEGEKYNVRVNCLAPTAATAMTDGVLAPDALARLAPEAVSPGLLALIGEDAPTRAILCAGAGHFATANITLTEGVFIGRGDDAAQRLVAAWDEVSDRAGESVPAYGFTQAERELASAGFTAPTMAAAR; via the coding sequence ATGACGAACGAGCTGAAGGACAGGGTGGCGATCGTGACGGGTGCGGGCGGCGGGCTCGGCCGTGCGCATGCGCTGATGCTCGCGCGGCACGGCGCGCGCGTCGTGGTCAACGATCGCGACGGCGCCGCCGCCGCGCGCGTCGCGGCCGAGATCGCCGAAGCCGGTGGCGGTGCGATGGCGGCGGCCGCCTCGGTGACCGACGAGGCCGAGGTCGCGGCGATGGTCGATAGCGCGACGAGGGCATGGGGCGGCGTCGATATATTGATCAACAATGCCGGCATCCTGCGCGACAAGAGCTTCGCGAAGATGGACCTCGCCGACTTCCGCCTCGTCGTCGACGTCCACCTCATCGGCGCCGCGGTCTGTTCGAAGGCGGTGTGGGACCAGATGCGCGAGCGCCGTTTCGGCCGCATCGTGATGACGACCTCGTCGTCGGGGCTCTACGGCAATTTCGGGCAGGCCAATTACGGCGCGGCGAAGATGGCGCTCGTTGGGCTGATGCAGACGCTGGCGATCGAGGGCGAAAAATACAACGTTCGCGTCAACTGTCTCGCACCGACCGCGGCGACGGCGATGACCGACGGCGTGCTCGCACCCGACGCGCTTGCCCGGCTCGCGCCCGAAGCTGTGAGCCCCGGGCTGCTCGCGCTGATCGGCGAGGATGCGCCGACGCGCGCGATCTTGTGCGCCGGCGCGGGGCATTTCGCGACCGCAAATATCACGTTGACCGAAGGCGTCTTCATCGGGCGCGGGGACGATGCGGCCCAGCGGCTGGTCGCGGCCTGGGACGAAGTATCGGACCGCGCGGGCGAAAGCGTCCCCGCCTATGGCTTCACGCAGGCCGAACGCGAGCTGGCAAGCGCCGGCTTCACCGCGCCGACGATGGCGGCCGCACGCTAG
- a CDS encoding carboxylesterase family protein, protein MASIADGRDMLMKDIAALRRHFASTLFLLAVVGGSTAFAAEAPAATVAEGRVAGVREDGLRVFRGIPYAAAPVGERRWRPPAPPATWEGERQARAFGADCIQPSYPAASVYFEPPRPMSEDCLTLNVWAPERTDGAPVIVWIHGGALQFGSSASPMYDGGEFARRGIVFVSINYRLGVFGWLAHPALSAESAEGVSGNYGLLDQIAALRWVRRNIGAFGGDPANVTVMGESAGALSATYLLASPRAKGLFAKAIVQSTNMRAVPHLRDAAFGMPSAEATGTALAENLGAADLAALRRADPEALVAAGLRARFTAQPVIDGAVVPAQLVDIFDRGEQAKVPVLAGFNSGEVRSQRALVPPVPADAVTYEAEIARRYGDLAPAYLRLYPASHREESLLAATRDAVYGWATERLVRQQARAGQPAYLYLFDHCYAAARARGLCAFHAGELPFAFGVAGRPFDGLSNWPMPAGEEDRALARQMVGYWAAFAAYGTPSADGAPAWPAYGKAENFMRFGARPVAGRDMLPGMFEFQEEIMQRRRSAGEQWFTNMSPLQHQRLMD, encoded by the coding sequence ATGGCAAGCATCGCCGACGGGAGAGACATGTTGATGAAGGATATTGCGGCATTGCGCCGGCATTTCGCCTCGACCCTTTTCCTGCTCGCGGTCGTTGGGGGCAGCACAGCCTTCGCCGCCGAAGCGCCGGCCGCGACGGTCGCCGAGGGTCGCGTTGCGGGCGTCCGCGAGGACGGGCTGCGCGTCTTTCGCGGCATCCCCTATGCCGCGGCGCCGGTCGGCGAACGCCGCTGGCGTCCGCCCGCACCCCCCGCGACGTGGGAGGGGGAACGCCAGGCGCGTGCCTTCGGCGCCGACTGCATCCAGCCTTCCTATCCTGCCGCCAGCGTCTATTTCGAGCCGCCGCGTCCGATGAGCGAGGATTGCCTGACGCTCAATGTATGGGCGCCCGAACGCACCGATGGCGCGCCGGTGATCGTCTGGATCCACGGCGGCGCGCTGCAATTCGGATCGAGCGCCAGCCCGATGTACGACGGCGGCGAATTTGCGAGGCGCGGAATTGTCTTCGTGTCGATCAATTACCGGCTCGGCGTCTTCGGCTGGCTCGCGCATCCCGCGCTCAGCGCCGAATCGGCCGAGGGCGTATCGGGCAATTACGGTCTGCTCGACCAGATCGCGGCGCTGCGATGGGTGCGGCGCAATATCGGCGCGTTCGGCGGCGATCCGGCGAATGTCACCGTGATGGGCGAGTCCGCGGGCGCGCTCAGCGCCACCTATCTGCTCGCCAGCCCGCGCGCGAAGGGGTTGTTCGCGAAAGCGATCGTCCAGAGCACGAACATGCGCGCCGTACCGCATCTCCGCGATGCGGCCTTCGGCATGCCGTCCGCCGAGGCGACCGGAACCGCGCTCGCCGAGAACCTGGGCGCCGCCGACCTCGCGGCGCTCCGCCGCGCCGATCCAGAGGCGCTTGTCGCCGCCGGGCTGCGCGCGCGCTTCACCGCGCAACCGGTGATCGACGGCGCGGTCGTGCCCGCCCAGCTGGTCGATATTTTCGACCGCGGCGAACAGGCGAAGGTGCCCGTGCTCGCGGGCTTCAACAGCGGAGAGGTGCGCAGCCAGCGTGCGCTGGTCCCTCCGGTTCCCGCCGATGCCGTGACCTACGAGGCCGAAATCGCGCGGCGCTACGGCGACCTCGCACCGGCTTACCTGCGGCTCTATCCCGCGTCGCACCGCGAAGAGAGCCTGCTCGCCGCGACGCGCGACGCCGTTTACGGCTGGGCGACCGAGCGGCTCGTGCGGCAACAGGCGCGCGCCGGGCAGCCCGCCTATCTCTATCTTTTCGACCATTGCTACGCCGCAGCGCGTGCGCGGGGCCTCTGCGCCTTTCACGCCGGCGAATTGCCCTTCGCTTTCGGCGTTGCAGGACGTCCGTTCGACGGCCTCTCCAACTGGCCGATGCCGGCCGGTGAAGAGGATCGCGCGCTGGCGCGGCAGATGGTGGGCTATTGGGCGGCGTTCGCCGCGTACGGCACCCCTTCGGCGGACGGTGCGCCGGCATGGCCCGCCTATGGCAAGGCGGAGAATTTCATGCGGTTCGGCGCTCGTCCGGTGGCGGGGCGCGATATGCTGCCGGGCATGTTCGAATTTCAGGAGGAAATCATGCAGCGCCGCCGCAGCGCCGGCGAGCAATGGTTCACCAACATGAGCCCCCTCCAGCACCAAAGACTGATGGATTAG
- a CDS encoding AMP-binding protein, whose translation MELEHRRDFAVAAAESRGVPMIDGSMQSYGLTLDKFLSHAAKWHAQAETVSAAADGSIARIGYAALYERARAVSGALYAMGVRAGHRVATLAWNTQGHLESWYGIIGMGAVCHTLNPRLTPAQIGAMLVQSEAGIILVSPDLLPLAEAATRNVGTVRQILLLDADAAETDTAEGTGRIAVAALEPALAAASTDVAWGQFDENSPSGLCFTSGTTGAPKGVTYTHRGCYLHTMRQLQADVMGVRARDAVLAVVPMFHANAWGLPFSVPAAGGKLVLPGRHSDGAHLAALIRSEGVTAGVGVPTVWLGLVEHLEREGGEVPTLERILVGGAPMPPALMERIERRLGAEVQTSWGMTELSPLGTAAVPGDPDRTAGVSGKPAIGVDLLLTDAEGRALAEQRGVEGHLRVRGPSVVERYFGQDAPATDADGWFDTGDLARLDSAGYLTITGRSKDLIKSGGEWINPAEIEALVGALPQVSLAAVIGRSDPKWGERPILLVETNDGSVSDEDLLAPLRERVASWWIPDAIVRLDAMPLAPTGKIDKMQLRADYGQV comes from the coding sequence GTGGAACTGGAACATCGGCGTGATTTCGCCGTCGCTGCCGCCGAAAGCCGCGGGGTGCCAATGATCGACGGTTCGATGCAGTCCTATGGCCTGACGCTCGACAAATTCCTTTCCCACGCCGCCAAATGGCACGCGCAAGCCGAAACCGTATCGGCCGCGGCGGACGGAAGCATCGCGCGCATCGGCTATGCCGCGCTTTACGAACGCGCGCGCGCGGTGTCGGGCGCGCTCTATGCAATGGGCGTGCGCGCGGGGCACCGCGTCGCGACGCTCGCGTGGAACACGCAGGGGCATCTCGAAAGCTGGTACGGGATCATCGGCATGGGCGCGGTGTGCCACACGCTGAACCCGCGGCTGACGCCCGCGCAGATCGGCGCGATGCTGGTGCAGTCGGAAGCGGGCATAATTCTCGTCAGCCCGGACTTGCTGCCGCTCGCTGAAGCGGCGACGCGCAATGTCGGCACCGTGCGGCAGATACTCCTGCTCGACGCCGACGCCGCAGAAACCGATACGGCCGAGGGGACCGGCCGCATCGCGGTCGCTGCGCTCGAACCGGCGCTCGCCGCGGCGTCGACCGACGTCGCATGGGGGCAGTTCGATGAGAACAGCCCCTCTGGGCTTTGTTTCACCTCGGGCACCACCGGCGCACCGAAGGGCGTCACCTACACCCATCGCGGATGCTACCTCCACACGATGCGGCAGTTGCAGGCCGATGTGATGGGCGTGCGCGCGCGCGACGCGGTGCTCGCGGTGGTGCCGATGTTCCACGCCAACGCCTGGGGGCTGCCCTTTTCGGTGCCCGCGGCGGGCGGCAAGCTCGTGCTGCCCGGCCGCCACAGCGACGGCGCGCATCTGGCGGCGCTGATCCGCAGCGAGGGCGTGACTGCGGGGGTCGGCGTGCCGACCGTGTGGCTGGGGCTGGTCGAACATCTCGAGCGCGAGGGGGGCGAGGTGCCGACGCTCGAGCGCATCCTCGTGGGCGGCGCGCCGATGCCGCCGGCGCTGATGGAGCGGATCGAGCGGCGGCTCGGCGCCGAGGTGCAGACGAGCTGGGGCATGACCGAGCTGTCGCCGCTCGGCACCGCGGCGGTCCCGGGCGATCCCGATCGCACTGCCGGCGTGTCGGGAAAACCCGCGATCGGCGTCGACCTGCTGCTCACCGATGCCGAGGGACGCGCGCTCGCCGAACAGCGCGGCGTGGAAGGACATTTGCGCGTTCGTGGGCCGAGCGTCGTCGAACGCTATTTCGGGCAGGATGCGCCCGCGACCGACGCCGATGGCTGGTTCGACACCGGCGACCTCGCGCGGCTCGACAGCGCGGGCTATCTCACCATCACCGGGCGGTCGAAGGATCTGATCAAATCGGGCGGCGAATGGATCAACCCCGCCGAGATCGAGGCGCTGGTCGGCGCGCTGCCGCAGGTGTCGCTCGCGGCGGTGATCGGGCGCAGCGATCCCAAATGGGGCGAGCGACCGATTCTGCTGGTCGAGACCAACGACGGATCGGTCAGCGACGAGGATCTGCTCGCGCCGCTGCGCGAACGCGTTGCCTCCTGGTGGATTCCCGACGCGATCGTGCGGCTCGACGCGATGCCGCTCGCGCCGACGGGCAAGATCGACAAAATGCAATTGCGGGCCGATTACGGTCAGGTGTAG
- a CDS encoding molybdenum cofactor guanylyltransferase produces MRTLGAVLAGGRSSRFGSDKALAMLEGRTLLDHASAALAPHCDALVIVGRDGGIADWPRPGMGPLGAFAGALGHAAAGGFDQLLTVSVDCVRLPPDLRALLKPAPAFLDSQPVIGLWPVSALDMLRAMIEDESDLAVRAFARRIGAHAVTCDFVPPNINNTADLDRLAGEAG; encoded by the coding sequence ATGAGGACGCTCGGCGCGGTGCTTGCGGGCGGGCGGTCGAGCCGCTTCGGGTCGGACAAGGCACTCGCCATGCTGGAGGGGCGGACGCTGCTCGATCATGCGTCGGCGGCGCTTGCGCCGCACTGCGACGCGCTGGTCATCGTCGGCCGCGACGGCGGAATCGCCGACTGGCCACGCCCTGGCATGGGGCCGCTCGGCGCCTTTGCGGGCGCGCTCGGCCATGCGGCGGCCGGCGGATTCGACCAGTTGCTGACCGTATCGGTCGACTGCGTGCGCCTGCCCCCCGATCTGCGCGCGCTGCTCAAACCCGCGCCCGCCTTTCTGGACAGCCAGCCGGTGATCGGACTGTGGCCGGTTTCGGCGCTGGATATGCTGCGGGCGATGATCGAGGACGAAAGCGACCTGGCGGTGCGTGCCTTTGCCCGGCGGATCGGCGCGCACGCGGTGACATGCGATTTCGTGCCGCCCAATATCAACAACACCGCCGATCTCGACCGGCTGGCGGGCGAGGCGGGCTAG